Proteins encoded together in one Cellulomonas gilvus ATCC 13127 window:
- the ilvD gene encoding dihydroxy-acid dehydratase: MSRPLRSRTSTHGRNMAGARALWRATGMGSEDFGKPIIAIANSYTQFVPGHVHLKDMGDLVAGAIREAGGVAKEFNTIAVDDGIAMGHGGMLYSLPSRDLIADSVEYMVNAHCADAIVCISNCDKITPGMLNAALRLNIPVIFVSGGPMEAGKAVVADGVARTPLNLVNAINYAADDNVGDDALAQVEENACPTCGSCSGMFTANSMNCLTEALGLSLPGNGSTLATHEARRELFLEAGRTIVALAKRYYDDEDDTAAPRSIATRAAFGNAMALDVAMGGSTNTVLHILAAAQEAGVDFTLADIDAISRRVPCLAKVAPNHPDFHMEDVHRAGGIPALLGELDRGGLLDHDVTSVHTPTLRAWLDDWDIRGGKATQRAQDLFLAAPGGVRTTQAFSTANVWESLDTDAAHGCIRDVEHAYTVEGGLAVLRGNLAEDGAIIKTAGIDPDVFHFVGTALVCESQDEAVEKILTKQVQPGHVVVVRYEGPAGGPGMQEMLYPTSFIKGRGLGKVCALITDGRFSGGSSGISVGHVSPEAAAGGAIALIEDGDEIEIDVETRLIRINVPDDVLAERRAKMEASETPWQPRDRDRYVSPALQAYAAMATSADRGAVRDVTRLRRG; this comes from the coding sequence ATGAGCCGTCCGCTGCGCTCCCGGACCTCGACCCACGGCCGCAACATGGCCGGTGCCCGTGCGCTGTGGCGCGCCACCGGCATGGGCAGCGAGGACTTCGGCAAGCCGATCATCGCGATCGCGAACTCGTACACGCAGTTCGTCCCGGGCCACGTCCACCTCAAGGACATGGGCGACCTGGTGGCGGGCGCGATCCGCGAGGCCGGCGGCGTGGCCAAGGAGTTCAACACCATCGCGGTCGACGACGGCATCGCGATGGGTCATGGCGGGATGCTCTACTCGCTGCCCAGCCGCGACCTGATCGCCGACTCGGTCGAGTACATGGTCAACGCGCACTGCGCGGACGCGATCGTGTGCATCTCCAACTGCGACAAGATCACGCCCGGCATGCTCAACGCCGCGCTGCGGCTCAACATCCCGGTCATCTTCGTCTCGGGCGGGCCCATGGAGGCCGGCAAGGCCGTCGTCGCCGACGGCGTCGCCCGTACGCCCCTCAACCTGGTCAACGCGATCAACTACGCGGCCGACGACAACGTGGGCGACGACGCGCTCGCGCAGGTCGAGGAGAACGCGTGCCCCACGTGCGGCTCCTGCTCCGGGATGTTCACGGCCAACTCGATGAACTGCCTGACCGAGGCGCTCGGCCTGTCGCTGCCCGGCAACGGCTCGACGCTGGCCACGCACGAGGCGCGGCGTGAGCTGTTCCTCGAGGCGGGCCGCACGATCGTCGCGCTGGCCAAGCGGTACTACGACGACGAGGACGACACTGCCGCCCCGCGCTCGATCGCCACGCGCGCCGCGTTCGGCAACGCGATGGCGCTCGACGTGGCCATGGGCGGCTCCACCAACACCGTGCTGCACATCCTGGCCGCGGCGCAGGAGGCGGGGGTCGACTTCACGCTCGCGGACATCGACGCGATCTCCCGCCGCGTGCCCTGCCTGGCCAAGGTCGCGCCGAACCACCCCGACTTCCACATGGAGGACGTGCACCGCGCGGGCGGCATCCCCGCGCTGCTCGGCGAGCTCGACCGTGGCGGGCTGCTGGACCACGACGTGACCTCCGTGCACACGCCCACGCTGCGCGCGTGGCTCGACGACTGGGACATCCGCGGCGGCAAGGCCACGCAGCGCGCTCAGGACCTGTTCCTGGCGGCGCCCGGGGGGGTGCGCACCACGCAGGCGTTCTCCACGGCGAACGTGTGGGAGTCCCTGGACACCGACGCCGCCCACGGCTGCATCCGCGACGTCGAGCACGCCTACACGGTCGAGGGCGGCCTCGCGGTGCTGCGCGGCAACCTGGCCGAGGACGGCGCGATCATCAAGACCGCCGGCATCGACCCGGACGTGTTCCACTTCGTCGGCACCGCGCTGGTGTGCGAGTCGCAGGACGAGGCCGTGGAGAAGATCCTCACCAAGCAGGTGCAGCCCGGCCACGTGGTCGTCGTCCGGTACGAGGGCCCTGCGGGCGGCCCCGGCATGCAGGAGATGCTGTACCCGACGTCCTTCATCAAGGGCCGTGGGCTCGGCAAGGTGTGCGCGCTCATCACCGACGGCCGGTTCTCGGGCGGGTCCTCCGGCATCTCGGTGGGTCACGTCTCTCCCGAGGCGGCCGCGGGCGGTGCGATCGCCCTGATCGAGGACGGCGACGAGATCGAGATCGACGTCGAGACGCGCCTGATCCGCATCAATGTGCCCGACGACGTGCTCGCCGAGCGCCGCGCCAAGATGGAGGCGTCCGAGACGCCGTGGCAGCCGCGCGACCGCGACCGCTACGTGTCCCCGGCCCTGCAGGCCTACGCAGCGATGGCCACGTCCGCCGACCGCGGCGCGGTCCGCGACGTCACCCGCCTGCGCCGCGGCTGA
- a CDS encoding outer membrane protein assembly factor BamB family protein has translation MESPDPYAAVAFQQGPLHDGRSVDPSFTGPLTEAWSVTLHGTVSYPLIADGIVYALYSDPRRLGRSVVALSARSGEVVWGPRVVGGYTESTSAFAFDAGRVFVMSDSGGLMALDATTGHVAWNIDLPSQRYFDGPPTARDGVVYVVGSGSGGTLFAVDQGSGNVLWTADLATGSASSPTVSDNGIFLSFACERIYRFALDGAPVWSRHGPCSGGGGSTSVLHDGRLHVRGFYVGRPMAVVDALTASDLAFAAVTSWTTPAFDDTHMVAVANGHLTVHDARSGVELWRAPTNDNTTPPLIVNGYVVEGRADGTIDMRDVETGALVWRGKARGPIPQVIEGADAPLRGMAQGDGVLAVPAGSTLTVFEPAGDTTVRLEGPAAGSSVGPGARFVFSSGVRHARYVCTVDGVDRECTSPWSPAGLGDGSHTLGVRVAYATVGAVSTRFTLDATSPKVSVAPFSSAVIHTSTTRARWSAIDRGTGVKAYQVRVGRAPVGKPIRSWKVRARSQATSATFSVPRATRLCVSVRAGDLVGNWSGWSSPRCVNRA, from the coding sequence GTGGAGTCGCCCGACCCGTACGCAGCAGTGGCTTTCCAGCAGGGGCCGTTGCACGACGGCCGCTCCGTGGACCCGTCGTTCACCGGCCCGCTGACGGAGGCGTGGTCAGTGACGCTCCACGGCACGGTCAGCTACCCGCTCATCGCAGACGGCATCGTGTACGCGCTGTACTCCGACCCGCGCCGCCTCGGTCGAAGTGTCGTCGCGCTGTCCGCCCGGTCGGGTGAGGTCGTGTGGGGCCCGCGTGTCGTCGGCGGGTACACCGAGAGTACGAGCGCGTTCGCCTTCGACGCAGGTCGAGTCTTCGTGATGAGCGACTCGGGTGGACTCATGGCCCTCGACGCGACAACCGGACACGTCGCCTGGAACATCGACCTCCCCAGTCAGCGGTACTTCGACGGCCCGCCGACCGCCCGCGACGGCGTCGTGTACGTCGTCGGCAGCGGTAGTGGCGGCACGCTCTTCGCGGTCGATCAGGGCTCGGGGAACGTGCTGTGGACCGCCGATCTCGCCACTGGCTCCGCGAGCTCACCGACGGTGTCGGACAACGGGATCTTCCTGTCGTTTGCGTGCGAGCGCATCTATCGCTTCGCACTTGATGGTGCGCCGGTCTGGAGCCGGCACGGCCCCTGCTCGGGGGGCGGCGGTTCGACGTCCGTCCTCCACGACGGCAGGCTGCATGTCCGTGGCTTCTACGTCGGGCGCCCGATGGCAGTCGTCGATGCCCTCACTGCTTCCGATCTCGCGTTCGCGGCTGTCACGTCCTGGACCACACCCGCGTTCGACGACACGCACATGGTCGCCGTCGCCAACGGGCACCTCACCGTCCACGACGCGCGGTCCGGTGTCGAGTTGTGGAGGGCACCCACGAACGACAACACGACGCCGCCGTTGATCGTGAACGGCTACGTGGTCGAGGGCCGCGCGGACGGCACCATTGACATGCGCGACGTCGAGACCGGTGCGCTGGTGTGGCGCGGGAAGGCACGCGGGCCCATTCCACAGGTGATCGAGGGCGCAGACGCCCCGCTGCGCGGTATGGCGCAGGGTGATGGTGTGTTGGCGGTGCCAGCCGGTTCGACGTTGACGGTGTTTGAGCCTGCGGGCGACACGACGGTCAGGTTGGAGGGTCCTGCCGCGGGTTCGTCGGTGGGTCCGGGCGCGCGGTTCGTGTTCAGCTCAGGGGTCCGTCACGCCAGGTACGTGTGCACGGTCGACGGGGTGGACCGGGAGTGCACGTCGCCGTGGTCGCCGGCGGGTCTGGGTGACGGGTCGCACACGCTGGGGGTGCGGGTCGCGTACGCGACGGTGGGCGCGGTCTCGACTCGATTCACACTGGATGCGACGTCCCCGAAGGTGTCGGTCGCGCCCTTCTCGTCTGCGGTGATCCACACGTCCACCACGAGGGCGCGGTGGTCGGCGATTGACCGCGGAACCGGGGTCAAGGCCTATCAGGTGCGAGTCGGCCGAGCGCCGGTGGGCAAGCCGATCCGTTCGTGGAAGGTCCGGGCACGCTCCCAGGCGACCTCGGCGACGTTCTCGGTGCCCAGGGCGACCCGGCTGTGCGTCTCCGTGCGTGCGGGCGACCTCGTCGGCAACTGGTCTGGATGGAGCAGCCCACGATGCGTCAACCGCGCGTGA
- a CDS encoding beta-xylosidase/alpha-l-arabinosidase — MTDTTTRDQAGQLQGAPSTPTTAPDTRPAPADETAARVAALVGSMSLEAKIAQVVGFWEKGDGEVVAPLQGEFTREGGLDEATRHGLGHLTRVYGTRPVDPDGRARWLWAKQRELVATSGLPALVHEECLTGLSAWQAATFPTPLAWGASFDPELVQEMATLIGGSMAALGIHQGLAPVLDVVRDPRWGRVEECIAEDPYLIGAIGTSYVRGLQSTGVHATLKHFVGYSASQAGRNFAPVHAGPREVADVLLIPFEMAVRDGGVRSVMHSYAEIDGVPVASDPRLLHDVLRERWGFDGVVVADYFGVAFLDILHHVAEDLGAAAGLALAAGVDIELPTGDAFLEPLITAVREGRVDEALVDRAVTRALRQKAELGLLDATFDDEPPTGIDLDSPAHRAVALRLAQESVVLLGNDGLLPLGASGPVGRVAVIGPNADRAEAMFGCYSFVNHVLEHHPEAEMGIEVPTVLDALRAELNGTEVTYARGSAVDDEDRAGFAEAVAAASAADVAVVVVGDHAGLFGRGTVGEGCDRDDLELPGVQRELVEAVLATGTPVVLVLLTGRPYAVDWALERCGAVVQAFFPGEEGGTAVAHVLSGRVNPSGRLPVSLPRSAGAQPYSYLHPALGGDGDVTNLRSTPALPFGHGLSYTSFAYDALEPAADEVATDGRIRVAVRVTNTGERDGDEVVQLYAHDPVASVTRPVAQLVGFRRVALAAGQSAVVRFDVPTTRVAFSDRDMVRIVEPGELELWVGTCADRRAQARVRLTGAVHTIDDDDRWTVTEIVGG, encoded by the coding sequence ATGACGGACACCACCACCCGCGACCAGGCGGGCCAGCTGCAGGGTGCGCCGAGCACCCCCACCACCGCGCCGGACACCCGGCCGGCTCCTGCCGACGAGACCGCGGCTCGCGTCGCGGCGCTCGTCGGGAGCATGTCCCTCGAGGCCAAGATCGCGCAGGTCGTCGGCTTCTGGGAGAAGGGCGACGGCGAGGTCGTCGCACCGCTGCAGGGCGAGTTCACGCGTGAGGGCGGCCTCGACGAGGCCACCCGCCACGGGCTCGGCCACCTCACCCGCGTGTACGGCACACGTCCCGTGGACCCGGACGGCCGGGCGCGGTGGCTGTGGGCCAAGCAGCGCGAGCTCGTCGCGACCAGCGGCCTGCCCGCGCTCGTGCACGAGGAGTGCCTCACGGGCCTGTCGGCCTGGCAGGCGGCGACGTTCCCGACGCCGCTCGCGTGGGGCGCGTCGTTCGACCCCGAGCTGGTGCAGGAGATGGCCACGCTCATCGGCGGGTCCATGGCCGCGCTGGGCATCCACCAGGGCCTGGCCCCCGTGCTCGACGTCGTGCGCGACCCCCGGTGGGGCCGCGTCGAGGAGTGCATCGCCGAGGACCCGTACCTGATCGGTGCGATCGGCACGTCCTACGTGCGCGGGCTGCAGTCCACGGGCGTGCACGCCACGCTCAAGCACTTCGTCGGCTACTCGGCCTCGCAGGCGGGGCGGAACTTCGCCCCCGTGCACGCCGGGCCGCGTGAGGTGGCCGACGTGCTGCTCATCCCGTTCGAGATGGCGGTCCGTGACGGTGGCGTGCGCTCGGTCATGCACTCGTACGCCGAGATCGACGGCGTGCCCGTGGCGAGCGACCCGCGCCTGCTGCACGACGTGCTGCGCGAGCGGTGGGGCTTCGACGGCGTGGTCGTCGCGGACTACTTCGGCGTCGCGTTCCTCGACATCCTGCACCACGTGGCCGAGGACCTCGGTGCCGCCGCGGGCCTCGCGCTCGCGGCCGGCGTCGACATCGAGCTGCCCACCGGGGACGCGTTCCTCGAGCCGCTCATCACGGCGGTGCGCGAGGGCCGGGTCGACGAGGCGCTCGTCGACCGTGCGGTCACCCGTGCGCTGCGGCAGAAGGCCGAGCTCGGGCTCCTGGACGCGACGTTCGACGACGAGCCGCCCACCGGGATCGACCTCGACTCGCCCGCGCACCGCGCGGTCGCGCTGCGGCTCGCGCAGGAGTCGGTGGTGCTGCTCGGCAACGACGGGCTGCTGCCGCTCGGTGCCTCCGGGCCCGTCGGCCGCGTCGCGGTGATCGGCCCCAACGCCGACCGTGCCGAGGCGATGTTCGGCTGCTACTCGTTCGTCAACCACGTCCTCGAGCACCACCCCGAGGCCGAGATGGGCATCGAGGTCCCCACCGTGCTCGACGCGCTGCGCGCCGAGCTGAACGGCACCGAGGTCACCTACGCGCGTGGCAGCGCCGTGGACGACGAGGACCGTGCCGGGTTCGCCGAGGCCGTGGCAGCGGCCTCGGCGGCCGACGTGGCCGTCGTCGTCGTGGGGGACCACGCCGGCCTGTTCGGGCGGGGCACCGTGGGTGAGGGCTGCGACCGCGACGACCTCGAGCTGCCGGGCGTGCAGCGCGAGCTGGTCGAGGCGGTGCTCGCGACCGGCACCCCGGTGGTGCTGGTGCTCCTGACCGGCCGGCCCTACGCGGTCGACTGGGCGCTCGAGCGGTGCGGTGCCGTGGTGCAGGCGTTCTTCCCGGGTGAGGAGGGCGGCACGGCGGTCGCCCACGTGCTGTCCGGCCGGGTCAACCCGTCCGGTCGGCTCCCCGTGAGCCTGCCGCGTTCGGCGGGTGCCCAGCCGTACTCCTACCTGCACCCGGCGCTGGGGGGAGACGGCGACGTCACGAACCTCCGCAGCACGCCGGCCCTGCCGTTCGGCCACGGCCTGTCGTACACGTCCTTCGCGTACGACGCGCTCGAGCCGGCCGCCGACGAGGTCGCCACGGACGGACGCATCCGCGTCGCGGTGCGGGTGACCAACACCGGCGAGCGGGACGGCGACGAGGTGGTCCAGCTCTACGCGCACGACCCGGTCGCCTCGGTGACCCGGCCCGTCGCGCAGCTGGTCGGGTTCCGCCGGGTCGCGCTCGCCGCGGGGCAGTCCGCGGTGGTGCGGTTCGACGTGCCGACCACCCGGGTCGCGTTCAGCGACCGGGACATGGTGCGGATCGTCGAGCCCGGCGAGCTCGAGCTGTGGGTCGGCACGTGCGCCGACCGGCGCGCGCAGGCCCGGGTCCGGCTGACCGGTGCCGTGCACACGATCGACGACGACGACCGCTGGACGGTGACGGAGATCGTCGGCGGCTGA
- a CDS encoding outer membrane protein assembly factor BamB family protein — MTLAGGTIGYPLIAEGLVFAMSADPAGRGRSVVALSAETGERVWGPLVIGGWTTGPSSFAYDAGQVFILGELGRIVAVDAVTGEVNWDLTLDLPSGVNAPVTARDGVVYVGARGYLGNLLALDEQTGEILWTAYQGTGDTSSPTVSADGVYVSYACKETYKFALDGSLIWRRPGSCTGGGGMTTVLHGDRLYVRSPDTWEWPSILDAATGAELELATFSGWAPPAFDDSHMITVAGGLLTAYDLRSGSDRLIGDPLWQAAEDDYTVPPLVVNGYVVGGRSDGTVDMRDIETGALVWRGSAGGPIPLSIEWGQAVMGMAQGDGVLAVPAGSTLTVFEPAGDTTVRLEGPAAGSSVGPGVRFVFSSGVRHARYVCTVDGVDRECTSPWSPAGLGDGSHTLGVRVAYATVGAVSTRFTLDATSPKVSVAPFSSAVIHTSTTRARWSAIDRGTGVKAYQVRVGRAPVGKPIRSWKVRARSQATSATFSVPRATRLCVSVRAGDLVGNWSGWSSPRCVNRT, encoded by the coding sequence GTGACGCTGGCAGGGGGCACCATCGGCTATCCCCTGATCGCCGAAGGCCTCGTCTTCGCGATGTCGGCCGATCCGGCGGGGCGTGGCCGGAGCGTCGTGGCGCTCTCCGCCGAGACGGGCGAGCGCGTATGGGGCCCGCTGGTGATCGGTGGCTGGACCACGGGCCCGAGCTCGTTCGCCTACGATGCGGGACAGGTCTTCATCCTCGGTGAGCTCGGCCGGATCGTGGCCGTCGATGCGGTGACCGGTGAGGTCAACTGGGACCTCACGCTCGACCTCCCGTCCGGCGTGAATGCGCCGGTCACCGCGCGCGACGGCGTCGTGTACGTCGGCGCCCGCGGATATCTCGGGAATCTCCTTGCACTCGATGAACAGACGGGCGAGATCCTGTGGACGGCCTATCAAGGCACTGGTGACACGAGTTCCCCGACGGTCTCCGCAGATGGCGTCTACGTCTCGTACGCGTGCAAGGAGACGTACAAGTTCGCGCTCGACGGCTCACTCATCTGGCGTCGACCAGGCTCGTGCACTGGTGGCGGCGGAATGACGACGGTCCTGCACGGCGACCGGCTCTACGTGAGGAGTCCCGACACGTGGGAGTGGCCGAGCATCCTTGATGCCGCGACCGGGGCCGAGCTCGAGCTCGCGACGTTCAGCGGGTGGGCTCCTCCGGCGTTCGACGACTCGCACATGATCACCGTTGCTGGCGGGCTGCTGACCGCGTACGACCTGCGCTCCGGGAGCGACCGACTGATCGGCGACCCACTCTGGCAGGCCGCGGAAGACGATTACACGGTGCCGCCACTGGTCGTGAACGGCTACGTGGTCGGCGGACGCTCAGACGGCACCGTCGACATGAGAGACATCGAGACCGGTGCCCTGGTCTGGCGCGGCAGTGCTGGCGGCCCGATACCGCTCAGCATCGAGTGGGGCCAAGCGGTCATGGGTATGGCGCAGGGTGATGGTGTGTTGGCGGTGCCAGCCGGTTCGACGTTGACGGTGTTTGAGCCTGCGGGCGACACGACGGTCAGGTTGGAGGGTCCTGCCGCGGGTTCGTCGGTGGGTCCGGGCGTGCGGTTCGTGTTCAGCTCAGGGGTCCGTCACGCCAGGTACGTGTGCACGGTCGACGGGGTGGACCGGGAGTGCACGTCGCCGTGGTCGCCGGCGGGTCTGGGTGACGGGTCGCACACGCTGGGGGTGCGGGTCGCGTACGCGACGGTGGGCGCGGTCTCGACTCGATTCACACTGGATGCGACGTCCCCGAAGGTGTCGGTCGCGCCCTTCTCGTCTGCGGTGATCCACACGTCCACCACGAGGGCGCGGTGGTCGGCGATTGACCGCGGAACCGGGGTCAAGGCCTATCAGGTGCGAGTCGGCCGAGCGCCGGTGGGCAAGCCGATCCGTTCGTGGAAGGTCCGGGCACGCTCCCAGGCGACCTCGGCGACGTTCTCGGTGCCCAGGGCGACCCGGCTGTGCGTCTCCGTGCGTGCGGGCGACCTCGTCGGCAACTGGTCTGGATGGAGCAGCCCACGATGCGTCAACCGCACCTAG